From Megalobrama amblycephala isolate DHTTF-2021 linkage group LG8, ASM1881202v1, whole genome shotgun sequence, the proteins below share one genomic window:
- the rgs16 gene encoding regulator of G-protein signaling 16 — protein sequence MDVYFPSGFIMCRGITGLSNTCLERAKRLKACVGGFLQRQDLSSLCRYRKPRLTLEECLMWKESFEKLLSSKHGLYAFRSFLVSEFSEENIAFYLACEDFKSTKSATKMPSKAKRIYEEFIGSEAPREVNIDYETRDITQANLQSPTASCFDMAQYRIYILMEKDCYPRFLRSAAYRNLVNQLKVKSTKAKSKKAIAIKPPHEEEEPK from the exons ATGGATGTTTATTTCCCCTCCGGCTTTATAATGTGCAGAGGAATAACAGGGCTCTCAAACACTTGCCTGGAAAG GGCCAAAAGATTAAAAGCATGCGTAGGTGGATTTCTGCAGAGGCAAGACTTGAGCAGCCTATGCAGATATAGAAAACCGAG gTTGACCTTGGAGGAATGTCTGATGTGGAAAGAGTCTTTTGAGAAGCTCCTGTCCAGCAAAC ATGGACTATATGCATTCAGATCTTTCCTGGTGTCTGAGTTTAGTGAAGAAAACATTGCTTTCTACCTGGCCTGTGAGGACTTCAAAAGCACAAAGTCTGCGACTAAGATGCCATCCAAAGCAAAGAGGATCTATGAGGAGTTCATTGGAAGTGAAGCCCCTAGAGAG GTTAACATCGACTACGAGACTCGAGACATCACTCAAGCCAACTTGCAAAGCCCCACGGCATCTTGTTTCGATATGGCCCAGTACCGCATCTATATTTTAATGGAAAAGGACTGTTATCCCCGATTCCTCCGATCCGCCGCCTACCGAAATCTAGTCAACCAGCTCAAGGTGAAGAGCACCAAGGCGAAATCCAAAAAGGCCATTGCGATCAAACCACCACATGAAGAAGAAGAACCAAAATGA